A region from the Branchiostoma lanceolatum isolate klBraLanc5 chromosome 2, klBraLanc5.hap2, whole genome shotgun sequence genome encodes:
- the LOC136428537 gene encoding myogenesis-regulating glycosidase-like, translating to MEGSKEVLLDGPSPQPDHQKNTRFQVQAVDDNKGQQCLSVPRWTPNIPPSPTGARERTESDASQNPFVDVEEGPNEVKFSDNVKEDAQPLDGPKEPQELRLKVCVFFLAVLIIAGVITIWYFYEEPELEADIGHTYRLFEKTKLFSLENGRGKKILDGRVGAHLPDSVVPYWCGGKNTVCLEWKTFAKIHITSKAMDEVECYRIVWEVYKPTLALEDCFNMIPGHWYGAAEMDQQEWPLERANRTMAPFVSSDLRTEPEGFGSVLDRYFLSSMGVAVIVDDNVPLHVGIGGEKLCLKAWYDRSPFPNPNNAQPMLNYSLCVGSDVKAVHKYVVDNILPRVNTTKSVPDTAQMQSPRWATWPYLKSNMNATTIINYADNIVNNSLTHSVIEIGDSYSTKYGDFDFDPTKFPDPAGMIGQLKQDQFKVSLWVHPFANYDSRTFVEGLREGHWVNSAKGNAPGIVKWWNGYGTVIDVTSKDARSWFISKIRRLQQDYGCDGAYFDGGEVSYLPAGFVTESEPVVPDEYARLYVSKIAADFGPSTQVSVGYRTQDIPMFVRTTERRSAWDNGRGLKSVVPTVLTMGILGYPFVNPGPVGGSSGEQPDRELYVRWLELAVFLPVVEFSWPPWRFGQDMVQFAQKMLKLREDVVITDIIELARDSLETGEPIIRPLWWLAPKDNIAQAVDSEFLIGNATLVAPILAPSATTRDIYLPSGCKWKEGLRNGVVYNGGQMLEDYEVQLYEIAYFTRVDTET from the coding sequence ATGGAGGGGTCTAAAGAGGTGCTTCTAGATGGACCCAGTCCACAACCAGACCACCAGAAAAACACCCGGTTCCAGGTGCAAGCTGTGGACGATAATAAGGGTCAGCAGTGCCTGTCGGTTCCTCGGTGGACTCCGAACATCCCGCCTTCTCCAACTGGCGCCCGGGAAAGAACCGAGTCTGACGCTTCTCAGAACCCTTTTGTGGACGTTGAAGAAGGTCCGAACGAAGTGAAGTTTTCTGATAATGTCAAGGAGGATGCCCAGCCTTTGGACGGCCCCAAAGAGCCGCAAGAACTTCGCTTGAAAGTGTGTGTTTTCTTCTTGGCTGTTTTAATCATAGCAGGGGTCATCACCATCTGGTACTTTTACGAGGAGCCAGAACTAGAAGCTGACATCGGCCACACCTACAGACTGTTTGAGAAGACCAAACTCTTTTCTCTGGAGAACGGTCGCGGGAAGAAGATCCTAGATGGCCGCGTGGGCGCACACCTTCCGGACAGCGTCGTCCCGTATTGGTGCGGTGGGAAGAATACCGTTTGTCTGGAGTGGAAAACCTTTGCGAAGATTCACATCACGTCCAAAGCCATGGATGAAGTGGAATGTTACCGTATCGTTTGGGAAGTTTATAAACCAACCTTGGCTCTGGAGGACTGCTTTAACATGATACCAGGACACTGGTATGGAGCAGCAGAGATGGACCAACAGGAGTGGCCATTAGAGAGAGCCAACAGAACAATGGCTCCGTTCGTGTCCTCTGATCTCCGAACGGAACCAGAAGGGTTTGGGTCCGTCCTGGATCGCTACTTCCTCTCGTCCATGGGAGTAGCAGTCATCGTCGATGACAATGTCCCGCTACACGTGGGGATCGGCGGTGAAAAGCTATGTTTGAAGGCGTGGTACGACAGGTCGCCATTCCCCAACCCTAACAATGCACAGCCCATGCTGAACTATAGCCTCTGTGTTGGTTCTGATGTGAAAGCTGTGCACAAGTATGTCGTGGACAATATCTTGCCAAGAGTAAACACTACAAAATCTGTACCCGACACAGCACAGATGCAGTCCCCTAGATGGGCCACATGGCCATACTTAAAATCAAACATGAACGCAACGACTATTATCAACTATGCAGACAATATTGTAAACAACAGTCTTACTCACAGTGTAATTGAAATCGGGGATAGTTACTCCACAAAGTACGGTGATTTTGACTTTGATCCAACCAAATTTCCCGACCCCGCCGGTATGATAGGACAGCTGAAACAAGACCAGTTTAAAGTCAGCTTGTGGGTACATCCATTTGCAAACTATGACTCCAGGACCTTTGTTGAGGGTCTCAGAGAAGGCCACTGGGTTAACAGTGCAAAGGGAAATGCACCCGGGATTGTTAAGTGGTGGAATGGTTATGGTACTGTCATTGACGTGACTAGCAAAGATGCCCGGAGTTGGTTTATCAGTAAAATCAGAAGGCTCCAACAGGATTATGGGTGTGATGGTGCATACTTTGATGGCGGAGAAGTCAGTTATCTTCCTGCCGGCTTCGTAACGGAGTCAGAGCCTGTAGTTCCCGACGAGTACGCTAGGCTGTACGTTAGCAAAATTGCTGCCGACTTTGGTCCCAGCACCCAGGTCAGCGTCGGCTACAGGACCCAGGACATTCCCATGTTTGTCCGCACGACGGAAAGGCGTTCCGCGTGGGACAACGGACGCGGTCTGAAGTCCGTCGTACCTACCGTCCTCACAATGGGCATTCTGGGATACCCCTTTGTGAACCCCGGTCCTGTGGGGGGTTCTAGCGGGGAACAGCCCGACCGTGAACTCTACGTGCGCTGGCTGGAACTGGCCGTCTTTCTCCCTGTCGTAGAATTCTCCTGGCCCCCGTGGCGGTTCGGACAAGACATGGTGCAGTTCGCGCAGAAGATGTTGAAGTTGCGGGAGGACGTCGTGATCACCGACATAATCGAACTCGCAAGAGATAGCCTCGAAACAGGAGAACCGATCATCCGTCCGCTGTGGTGGCTCGCGCCGAAAGACAACATCGCCCAAGCCGTGGATTCCGAGTTTCTCATCGGTAACGCAACACTAGTGGCACCCATCCTGGCTCCATCCGCGACTACAAGAGACATATACCTTCCCTCAGGTTGCAAGTGGAAAGAGGGACTTAGAAACGGTGTTGTCTACAATGGTGGCCAAATGCTTGAAGATTATGAAGTTCAACTGTATGAAATTGCATACTTTACTAGAGTTGATACTGAAACATGA